The following proteins come from a genomic window of Terribacillus aidingensis:
- a CDS encoding SGNH/GDSL hydrolase family protein, giving the protein MSQKWVFIGDSITECGRFEDPQDIGDGYVKMIQDELMQKKEVEIVNRGVGGNRVTDLAARWEEDVLSLKPDLISISIGINDVWRQLDQPKMEQVYPGEFREVFDKILAGTKHTGAELYLMEPTIIEENNESKGNQMLIPYVEIVRELAAKYGATLVPTHTAFLQTAQTDLTTDGVHMTDAGNRLMADTWLEAFFAAEHN; this is encoded by the coding sequence ATGAGTCAAAAATGGGTTTTTATCGGAGACAGTATAACCGAATGCGGAAGGTTCGAGGATCCTCAAGACATAGGCGATGGTTATGTAAAAATGATTCAGGATGAACTGATGCAGAAAAAAGAGGTTGAAATCGTCAATAGAGGAGTAGGAGGCAATCGAGTTACCGATTTGGCGGCTAGATGGGAGGAAGATGTGCTCTCGTTAAAGCCTGACTTAATTTCTATTTCAATTGGAATCAATGACGTATGGAGACAGCTGGATCAGCCTAAAATGGAACAGGTTTATCCGGGTGAATTCAGAGAAGTTTTCGATAAGATCCTGGCTGGAACAAAACATACTGGTGCGGAGCTCTACCTTATGGAGCCGACCATTATCGAGGAAAATAACGAATCAAAAGGAAATCAAATGTTGATTCCTTATGTAGAAATTGTAAGGGAGTTGGCTGCAAAGTATGGCGCGACACTCGTCCCGACTCATACCGCCTTTTTGCAAACAGCGCAAACGGATTTGACAACAGACGGTGTGCATATGACGGACGCCGGTAATAGACTGATGGCTGATACGTGGCTGGAAGCCTTTTTTGCAGCAGAACATAATTGA
- a CDS encoding response regulator, with translation MFKVLLVDDEPMLLEGISSIVEWEQQGTVLHGTARNGLEALDFIKEQTPDIVITDITMPGLDGMGLIEQGRKISPLIKWILLSGYNEFEYAQKAMRFGVKHYLLKPSSEEDIHEALEEVVQELAEENKEKMTGSHAEKSTSYSAVVNKIIASIRENIENPDLSLQWIANEVLYMNTDYLGKLFKKEVGEKFSAYVMKSKIDKAVEIMGSQKDIKVFELAEQLGYGNNPQYFSQIFKKSKGCSPTDWIKNR, from the coding sequence GTGTTCAAAGTTCTGCTGGTAGATGATGAGCCGATGCTTCTGGAAGGAATATCTTCTATTGTAGAATGGGAACAGCAGGGAACTGTCTTACATGGTACCGCCAGAAATGGATTGGAAGCGTTGGACTTTATTAAAGAACAGACGCCAGACATCGTGATTACCGATATCACCATGCCTGGTCTGGATGGAATGGGATTAATCGAACAAGGGAGAAAAATCTCTCCTTTGATCAAATGGATACTGCTTTCCGGTTATAACGAATTTGAATATGCGCAAAAAGCGATGCGATTTGGTGTGAAGCATTACCTGCTGAAGCCATCTAGCGAAGAAGATATCCATGAAGCTTTAGAAGAAGTCGTCCAAGAACTGGCGGAAGAGAATAAGGAAAAAATGACTGGCAGCCACGCAGAAAAATCTACCAGCTATTCTGCCGTCGTAAATAAAATAATTGCCAGCATAAGAGAGAATATCGAAAACCCTGATCTATCCTTGCAATGGATAGCCAATGAAGTCTTATATATGAACACAGATTACTTAGGGAAATTATTCAAAAAAGAAGTAGGAGAGAAATTTTCTGCTTATGTAATGAAAAGCAAAATTGATAAAGCAGTAGAAATTATGGGTAGTCAGAAGGATATCAAAGTTTTCGAACTTGCAGAGCAATTAGGATATGGAAATAACCCGCAATATTTCAGTCAAATTTTTAAGAAAAGTAAAGGATGCAGCCCGACTGACTGGATAAAAAACAGGTAA
- a CDS encoding amidohydrolase family protein, which yields MIIDAHQHFWHKTHAEVDYGPGSRSRSYLPEDLGLILHEQNINKTIAVQASPTIEENEFLLDIANTRKEVIGVVGWVELNDAHAVDTFAAYKKDPYFVGIRPMIQDLPSEWLLQNTVIHNLRKLADEGFPIDLQANPRHLPAIIELLKKLPHIHCVIDHIAKPLIDTGQMEPWASHMRKIAEYPNIMCKVSGLVPEKVGSSWTTESISPYAELVLEVFGPNRILFGSDWPVCLKSASYSEVVQLFEDTVTSQLSAGEKENVYFHNAKRFYRLEDMM from the coding sequence ATGATCATAGATGCTCACCAACATTTCTGGCATAAAACGCATGCTGAAGTTGATTACGGACCAGGCAGCAGGAGCCGCTCTTATTTACCTGAAGATTTAGGGCTAATTCTACATGAACAAAACATAAACAAAACGATAGCTGTGCAAGCTTCACCCACAATAGAAGAAAATGAGTTTCTGTTGGATATAGCTAATACAAGAAAAGAAGTAATCGGAGTTGTAGGCTGGGTTGAATTGAATGATGCCCATGCTGTAGATACTTTCGCTGCCTATAAAAAAGATCCTTACTTTGTAGGAATACGGCCAATGATTCAAGATTTGCCTTCAGAGTGGCTGTTACAAAATACGGTGATCCATAACCTTAGAAAGTTAGCCGACGAGGGTTTTCCGATTGATTTACAGGCAAACCCAAGACATTTACCTGCAATTATTGAGCTGCTAAAAAAGCTGCCTCATATACACTGTGTTATAGACCATATAGCAAAACCTCTTATCGATACCGGACAAATGGAGCCGTGGGCCAGTCATATGCGGAAAATTGCGGAATACCCTAATATCATGTGTAAGGTGTCTGGTCTTGTTCCGGAAAAAGTCGGTTCCAGCTGGACAACTGAAAGTATTTCTCCTTATGCAGAGCTCGTTTTAGAGGTCTTCGGTCCAAATCGGATCTTATTCGGCAGCGATTGGCCAGTATGCTTAAAATCTGCTTCTTACTCAGAGGTTGTCCAGCTGTTTGAGGATACAGTGACAAGTCAATTATCTGCTGGTGAGAAGGAAAATGTTTATTTCCATAATGCAAAACGGTTTTATAGATTAGAAGATATGATGTGA
- a CDS encoding sugar ABC transporter permease, producing MSSRLRSNLWGYLFIGPFIIGFLAFTIVPMLASLYFSFTEYGLFDAPKWIGFENYIKMFTEDPRYINSLKVTIIYVFAGVPLRLAFALLVAMLLNVGSRAVGWYRTLYYLPSLIGGSVAVAIMWRNIFGDDGIVNLALKSMGIDSIRWFGEPTAALWMLIFLSIWQFGSSMLIFLAGLKSIPASFYEAASVDGANFFQKFFRITLPMLSPVLLFNIIMQTISAFMTFVPAFIISKGTGGPLDGTLLYSLYLFKQGFEYFNMGYASAMAWVMLLIVAILTGIIFLTSKYWVHYESEGK from the coding sequence TTGAGCTCACGTCTAAGAAGCAATCTGTGGGGATATCTTTTCATTGGACCGTTCATCATCGGCTTTTTAGCCTTTACGATCGTACCCATGCTAGCTTCCTTATATTTTTCATTTACAGAGTACGGTTTATTTGATGCCCCAAAATGGATCGGCTTTGAGAACTATATAAAAATGTTCACAGAAGACCCTCGCTATATCAATTCATTGAAAGTCACCATCATTTACGTATTCGCTGGCGTCCCATTGCGGCTTGCTTTTGCCTTACTGGTGGCCATGCTGTTGAATGTCGGATCACGAGCTGTCGGCTGGTACCGGACGCTCTATTATTTGCCTTCCCTTATCGGCGGAAGTGTTGCAGTCGCAATCATGTGGCGCAATATCTTTGGTGATGATGGAATCGTGAATTTAGCTCTTAAGAGTATGGGGATTGATTCGATTCGTTGGTTTGGTGAACCAACAGCGGCATTGTGGATGCTGATTTTTCTTTCCATCTGGCAGTTTGGGTCATCGATGCTGATCTTCCTGGCTGGTTTGAAATCCATTCCGGCAAGCTTTTATGAAGCAGCCAGTGTGGATGGGGCAAACTTCTTCCAGAAATTCTTCCGTATCACATTGCCTATGCTTAGTCCTGTTTTGCTGTTCAACATCATCATGCAGACAATCTCTGCTTTTATGACCTTTGTTCCTGCCTTCATCATTTCCAAAGGGACTGGTGGTCCATTGGATGGTACACTTCTTTATTCTCTGTACTTGTTCAAGCAAGGATTTGAGTACTTCAATATGGGCTATGCGTCGGCGATGGCTTGGGTCATGCTGCTTATTGTAGCCATTTTGACAGGAATCATCTTCTTGACGTCCAAGTATTGGGTGCATTACGAGTCGGAGGGGAAGTAG
- a CDS encoding cell wall hydrolase, giving the protein MARVQYNSSDIDLMARMMRAEAEGEGQLGMLFVGNVIVNRAVADCLDFADVRSINDVIFQVQGGNFSFEAVQKGNVFYQRAREQERRLAERNLKSWRQQPAAYALWYFNPYAPCPPTWYGQPFAGQFKDHCFYEPQAGTCDSVYMG; this is encoded by the coding sequence ATGGCAAGAGTACAATACAATAGTTCTGATATCGACTTGATGGCTAGAATGATGCGTGCTGAAGCCGAAGGGGAAGGGCAGCTGGGAATGCTGTTTGTTGGGAATGTCATTGTAAATCGTGCGGTTGCTGACTGTTTGGATTTTGCAGATGTAAGATCGATCAATGATGTTATCTTCCAAGTACAAGGCGGGAATTTCTCATTTGAAGCTGTTCAAAAAGGAAATGTGTTTTACCAGCGAGCGCGTGAACAGGAAAGAAGATTGGCAGAAAGGAATTTGAAGTCCTGGAGACAACAGCCTGCTGCGTATGCACTTTGGTACTTTAATCCATATGCACCATGTCCTCCAACATGGTATGGCCAGCCGTTTGCGGGTCAATTTAAAGACCATTGTTTTTATGAGCCGCAGGCTGGGACGTGTGATAGCGTTTATATGGGTTAA
- a CDS encoding Gfo/Idh/MocA family oxidoreductase, translating to MKRYVLVGTGGRAEFYYGAMARDFKDTCELAAFCDINETRTAYANKLLEERYQHAAIPSYPAADFEKMIQQEKPDIVIVTTIDRTHHTYILKALELGCDVITEKPMTTDENKCQEILDAIERTGREVRVTFNYRYAPHNTKIKELLSSGVIGKVNSVHFEWALDTTHGADYFRRWHRDKRNSGGLLVHKSTHHFDLVNFWLDTTPERVYASGDLLFYGRENAEQRGETKFYQRAYQSEQAKNDPFALDLENNEHLKAMYLDAEKEDGYQRDQSVFGDGISIEDTLAVLVNYKSKAILTYSLNAYLPWEGFIVSFNGTKGRIDARIIEKSYVNSGGSKAEEGQLEQLSIVVSPMFDVPYEVQVDSGIGGHGGGDTLLLEDLFGNPNPDPFNRAASHIDGAMSIMTGIAGNHSLKSGNAVNIKELIDL from the coding sequence ATGAAAAGGTATGTGCTCGTGGGAACAGGCGGCCGGGCGGAATTTTATTATGGAGCTATGGCAAGGGATTTTAAAGATACATGTGAACTAGCTGCTTTTTGTGACATAAACGAAACAAGGACGGCTTACGCAAACAAGCTGCTGGAAGAAAGGTATCAGCATGCTGCAATACCGTCGTATCCTGCGGCAGATTTTGAAAAGATGATTCAGCAGGAAAAGCCCGATATTGTCATTGTCACGACTATCGATCGAACGCATCACACGTATATCCTCAAGGCATTGGAGCTTGGTTGCGATGTTATTACCGAGAAACCAATGACGACGGATGAAAATAAGTGTCAGGAGATCTTGGATGCTATAGAACGGACAGGAAGAGAAGTCCGGGTGACATTCAACTACCGATATGCCCCGCATAATACAAAAATAAAGGAATTGCTAAGCTCTGGTGTCATAGGGAAAGTAAATTCGGTACATTTTGAATGGGCACTCGATACGACGCATGGTGCCGATTATTTCCGTCGATGGCATCGCGACAAACGAAATAGCGGCGGCCTGCTCGTTCACAAGTCTACTCACCACTTTGACTTGGTGAACTTCTGGCTGGATACAACGCCTGAGCGTGTGTATGCTTCTGGCGATCTGCTTTTCTACGGAAGGGAAAATGCCGAACAAAGAGGAGAAACAAAGTTCTATCAGCGAGCTTATCAAAGTGAACAAGCAAAAAACGATCCATTCGCTCTTGACTTGGAAAACAATGAACATCTGAAAGCGATGTACCTTGATGCGGAGAAAGAAGATGGCTATCAAAGGGATCAAAGCGTATTTGGAGATGGAATAAGTATCGAGGATACTTTGGCTGTGCTGGTGAACTATAAAAGTAAAGCAATCCTGACATACAGTTTGAATGCCTACTTGCCGTGGGAAGGTTTTATCGTCTCCTTTAATGGAACAAAAGGGAGGATCGATGCGCGCATTATAGAGAAGTCCTATGTGAATTCGGGAGGGAGCAAGGCAGAGGAAGGACAGCTGGAGCAATTATCAATCGTTGTCAGTCCTATGTTCGATGTTCCATATGAGGTACAGGTGGATAGTGGAATCGGAGGACACGGCGGAGGAGATACGCTGCTGCTGGAAGATTTATTCGGTAATCCAAACCCAGACCCATTCAACCGTGCAGCTTCTCACATAGACGGAGCAATGTCCATTATGACCGGCATTGCAGGTAATCATTCCTTAAAATCAGGAAATGCAGTGAACATAAAAGAATTGATAGATCTATAA
- a CDS encoding ABC transporter substrate-binding protein, with protein MKRKSLLLVFGMILVLLLAACSNEESSSGSDDGKVKLRIAWWGDQPRNDYTTKVIEMYEEQNPNVQIDAEYASWDDYWQKLSPQAAANELPDIVQMDVSYLAQYAQGNKLADLTPFLGDQIDTSNMTEDYVNGGKIDDGIYGMNTGVNAVGFHYNPELLEELGLGSEIPEDWTWEDYKSMSDKAVAQGVYFDTHLRPDVFFDYYLRSQGARLYAEDGSGLGYEDDKLFVDYWSMIAEQVEKGATPTPDTLAQITGIEDDPVVKGEAIGIFQWSNQFVGLKQVAEKPLEIAPMPGPGTSDGLYLKPGMFFSVSQNSEQKEAAADFLDFFMNDVEANKLILGDRGVPGSSEVKDALKDEVSEAQKQVFEYVEWAETNSSPMGAPDPAGAGEVIELLETLAEQISYGQLAPEEAAESFRTQAEGMLGQ; from the coding sequence ATGAAAAGAAAATCGCTTCTGTTGGTTTTTGGAATGATTTTGGTTTTATTGCTTGCTGCTTGCAGCAATGAAGAAAGCAGCTCTGGTTCGGATGACGGGAAGGTGAAGCTGCGGATTGCGTGGTGGGGAGATCAGCCGCGAAATGATTATACGACGAAGGTTATTGAGATGTATGAGGAACAAAATCCTAATGTGCAGATCGATGCGGAGTATGCGAGCTGGGATGATTATTGGCAGAAGCTTTCTCCTCAAGCGGCAGCGAATGAATTGCCGGATATCGTTCAAATGGACGTTTCCTACCTTGCACAATATGCGCAAGGTAATAAATTAGCCGATTTGACTCCGTTTTTAGGTGATCAAATCGACACGAGTAATATGACGGAGGATTATGTGAATGGCGGAAAAATAGATGACGGTATCTATGGAATGAACACGGGAGTAAACGCGGTTGGATTCCATTACAATCCTGAGCTATTGGAAGAACTGGGTCTTGGAAGTGAAATTCCGGAAGACTGGACGTGGGAAGATTATAAGAGCATGTCTGACAAGGCTGTTGCACAAGGAGTATATTTCGATACACATCTAAGACCTGATGTATTCTTCGATTACTACCTTCGCAGTCAAGGCGCTCGTCTGTATGCAGAGGATGGCAGCGGCTTAGGTTATGAGGACGATAAATTATTCGTGGATTACTGGAGCATGATCGCAGAGCAAGTGGAAAAAGGAGCTACTCCGACGCCGGATACTCTTGCGCAGATTACAGGGATAGAAGATGACCCAGTAGTTAAGGGAGAAGCAATAGGAATCTTCCAATGGTCCAACCAGTTTGTAGGATTGAAGCAGGTGGCAGAGAAGCCACTGGAGATCGCGCCAATGCCCGGCCCTGGAACCTCTGATGGTCTTTATTTGAAGCCTGGTATGTTCTTCTCTGTGTCACAAAACTCCGAGCAGAAAGAAGCTGCTGCTGACTTCTTGGATTTCTTTATGAACGATGTAGAAGCGAATAAATTGATTCTCGGTGACCGTGGTGTGCCAGGGTCTTCTGAAGTAAAAGATGCATTGAAAGATGAAGTTTCTGAAGCACAGAAGCAAGTCTTTGAATATGTGGAATGGGCTGAAACAAACAGTTCTCCAATGGGAGCTCCAGATCCAGCTGGTGCCGGAGAGGTCATTGAATTACTAGAAACGTTAGCAGAACAAATCAGTTATGGTCAGCTTGCTCCTGAAGAAGCTGCTGAAAGCTTCAGAACGCAAGCAGAAGGCATGCTTGGACAATAG
- a CDS encoding YesL family protein translates to MVAINKGLEWITRMAYANILWLVFLLPGLVVFGVFPATTALLHVMHQWLQGKTDFPIFRTFLQTYKREFMNSNKLGYIFVLLGYILYLDFLFITSAANAALYFTIPYLIVTSIAFSASLYAFPMLVHYDMKPFQIVKRSFFIMMLNPSQTFVMLIGTIGVGSILWYFQGLALFFSFSILALIVMMPAAKAFERTEKRSSKLLARDINSVPAN, encoded by the coding sequence ATGGTTGCTATAAATAAAGGTCTTGAATGGATTACAAGAATGGCGTATGCAAATATTCTATGGCTCGTTTTCTTGCTGCCGGGGCTTGTGGTCTTCGGAGTTTTCCCCGCTACCACTGCCCTGCTGCATGTGATGCACCAATGGCTGCAAGGAAAAACGGACTTTCCTATTTTTCGGACTTTTTTACAAACGTATAAAAGGGAGTTCATGAACAGCAATAAGCTGGGATATATCTTTGTGCTGTTAGGATATATCCTCTATCTGGACTTCCTCTTCATCACTTCTGCTGCGAACGCTGCTTTGTACTTCACGATTCCGTACCTCATTGTCACATCTATTGCTTTTTCTGCAAGTTTATATGCATTTCCGATGCTTGTGCATTATGATATGAAGCCGTTTCAAATCGTGAAGCGTTCTTTCTTCATCATGATGCTGAACCCAAGTCAAACGTTTGTCATGTTGATCGGAACGATTGGAGTAGGTTCAATTTTATGGTATTTCCAGGGTCTGGCGTTATTTTTCAGCTTCAGTATTCTTGCATTGATCGTGATGATGCCAGCTGCTAAGGCATTTGAGAGGACAGAAAAGAGATCATCCAAACTCCTGGCCAGGGACATCAACTCTGTCCCAGCGAACTGA
- a CDS encoding sensor histidine kinase: MKKLKSLFSNLKMKYKLVCLLSLILISFSIGGLVLLQYALVAYNDEIHRQSAQSLKVSSALIENEIEKMKGFSYRLATDPYLQSYLYNLKETDDDYEAYLIGVTIKKRLVELGAFEDSIDSIQLYDTTDRGYSAGNRVITIGNERLLQYKQGTNQKDGGAEWFAPDKNDKSFVVAREVNAYPDLSFERLGMIVVRFDMQDIVSSFERSLVEKEMQLLISDSDGEVIFPQETTKKETFLMANVQGSDGYQVVNYDADRYFVTYSSAAYTNWTYMIASPYNQLFQAVKLVKSTVLTIYLLLFVILLFLGIRFIKGITNPIEALNRKMKRVQKGEVEDFKVESHVRFSKDEAGQMHENFNKMMNQIHSLIEENYKKQLVIKDAEFKTLQAQINPHFLYNTLESINWSARLGKHQETSRMATSLGFILRSSLETKEALIPLADELEIVNHYITIQSYRFQERLRFHTDIPDYLLSCKVPKFSLQPLVENAIRYGLQEIIGVCTITIEAVEEGENTFISVTDDGPGMEKELINKLVSGHYRPKGTGLGIRNIDNRLKILFGPLYGIQVLSEPNAGTKILLKIPYEGGSDSVQSSAGR; this comes from the coding sequence ATGAAAAAACTCAAAAGCTTATTTTCCAATCTGAAAATGAAATATAAACTAGTTTGCTTACTCTCTCTCATTCTTATTTCTTTTAGCATAGGTGGATTGGTCCTCCTGCAATATGCCCTCGTTGCATACAATGATGAGATCCATCGTCAGTCTGCGCAGTCATTGAAGGTATCGTCTGCTTTGATCGAAAACGAGATCGAAAAAATGAAAGGGTTTTCATATAGATTAGCTACTGATCCTTACCTGCAGTCTTATCTCTACAATCTAAAAGAAACGGACGATGATTATGAGGCATATCTAATCGGAGTCACGATTAAAAAGAGGCTCGTTGAGTTAGGTGCCTTCGAAGATTCGATAGATTCCATTCAGCTGTACGATACGACAGACCGAGGCTATAGTGCAGGAAACCGTGTCATCACAATCGGGAATGAGCGGCTGCTTCAATATAAACAAGGGACGAATCAAAAAGATGGAGGAGCTGAATGGTTTGCGCCTGATAAAAACGACAAATCATTTGTCGTGGCACGGGAAGTAAATGCTTATCCAGACCTTTCGTTCGAGAGACTGGGCATGATCGTTGTGCGATTTGATATGCAGGATATTGTCTCTTCTTTTGAAAGAAGTCTGGTTGAAAAAGAGATGCAGCTGCTGATCTCCGATTCAGATGGGGAAGTTATCTTCCCGCAGGAAACGACGAAGAAGGAAACGTTTTTAATGGCCAATGTGCAAGGAAGCGATGGATATCAGGTAGTGAATTATGATGCTGATAGATATTTTGTGACGTATTCTTCAGCTGCTTATACAAACTGGACGTATATGATAGCCTCTCCCTACAATCAATTATTCCAGGCAGTAAAGTTGGTGAAAAGCACAGTATTAACGATCTATCTTCTGTTATTTGTGATACTTCTGTTTCTTGGCATTCGCTTCATTAAAGGAATTACCAATCCGATCGAGGCATTGAATAGAAAGATGAAAAGAGTGCAAAAAGGGGAGGTCGAGGACTTTAAGGTGGAAAGTCACGTAAGGTTCTCAAAGGATGAAGCAGGTCAGATGCATGAAAACTTCAATAAAATGATGAACCAGATCCATTCATTGATTGAAGAAAATTATAAGAAGCAGCTCGTGATCAAAGACGCTGAATTCAAAACACTCCAAGCACAAATTAATCCTCATTTTTTATATAACACATTGGAATCGATCAATTGGTCGGCAAGACTAGGTAAACATCAGGAGACGTCACGTATGGCAACGTCACTTGGCTTTATTTTACGATCGTCATTGGAAACCAAAGAAGCTCTCATTCCGCTTGCTGATGAACTGGAAATTGTGAATCACTATATCACGATTCAATCGTATCGTTTTCAGGAACGTCTGCGTTTTCACACCGATATACCTGACTATCTTCTCTCTTGCAAGGTACCTAAATTCAGTCTTCAGCCTTTGGTTGAAAATGCAATAAGATATGGCTTGCAGGAGATTATTGGTGTTTGTACGATAACAATTGAAGCAGTAGAGGAAGGGGAAAATACGTTTATTTCTGTAACAGATGACGGACCTGGAATGGAAAAGGAACTCATTAATAAACTAGTAAGCGGGCATTACCGGCCAAAAGGCACGGGCTTGGGCATCAGAAATATAGATAATCGATTAAAAATCTTGTTTGGTCCGCTATACGGAATTCAAGTGTTGAGTGAGCCAAACGCGGGAACGAAAATCTTGCTGAAGATTCCTTATGAAGGAGGAAGTGATAGTGTTCAAAGTTCTGCTGGTAGATGA
- a CDS encoding carbohydrate ABC transporter permease: protein MTKKRPRYYLYHILVGGFAILLLYPVIWLFVSSFKESGDIFITAGSLIPNPFTLLNYAQGWEGFGGYGFGTFIKNTLVFVIWMLLGHLISCSLIAYGFARLKFVGRGFWFMIMLVTLMLPYEVVMIPQYIIFSELGWLNSLKPLVVPAFFGHPFFIFLLVQFIRTIPRELDEAATIDGANTFQIFYKVILPLIVPALATTAIFTFYWTWDNLLGPVLYLNSPEKYTVSMALNMFLSNETVSNWGAMFAMSIVTLVPVFVIFFIFQRYVVEGISTTGLKG from the coding sequence ATGACTAAAAAACGACCTCGTTATTATCTCTATCACATTCTTGTTGGAGGCTTTGCCATCCTATTGCTTTACCCGGTCATTTGGCTGTTTGTCAGCTCTTTCAAAGAGAGTGGCGATATTTTTATTACAGCTGGATCACTTATTCCGAATCCCTTTACGTTACTGAATTACGCGCAAGGGTGGGAAGGATTTGGAGGATACGGGTTTGGTACGTTCATAAAAAATACGCTTGTTTTTGTTATCTGGATGCTGCTTGGTCATTTGATTTCTTGTTCACTGATTGCATATGGCTTTGCCAGACTTAAGTTCGTCGGACGAGGGTTTTGGTTCATGATCATGCTCGTTACATTGATGCTGCCGTATGAAGTCGTCATGATTCCACAGTACATCATTTTCTCTGAGCTTGGCTGGCTGAATTCATTGAAACCATTAGTTGTACCAGCATTCTTTGGACATCCATTCTTCATTTTCTTGCTCGTCCAATTCATCCGAACGATACCGAGGGAACTGGATGAGGCAGCGACAATCGATGGGGCAAATACATTCCAGATCTTTTATAAAGTAATATTGCCGCTTATCGTTCCTGCTTTAGCAACAACTGCAATTTTCACTTTCTATTGGACTTGGGATAACTTGCTTGGGCCAGTTCTCTATTTGAATAGTCCAGAAAAATATACAGTCTCGATGGCGCTGAATATGTTCTTGAGCAATGAAACGGTATCCAACTGGGGAGCGATGTTCGCCATGTCGATTGTCACACTCGTACCAGTGTTTGTTATCTTCTTCATCTTCCAGCGCTATGTTGTGGAAGGGATCAGTACGACAGGTCTAAAAGGATAG
- a CDS encoding SDR family NAD(P)-dependent oxidoreductase, translating into MLVEKTAIISGGASGIGKAAALKLADAGFRVCLLDVNEAKLREVKSEMEEKKFEVITIPCNMSDYNQVEAAAKTMMEQWGRIDAVFANAGIVGETSSIESMSVDNWSQVLSINLNGTFFLVKAAIPYMKQQGGSIIITSSVSGNRVFSQAGFSAYSTSKAAQAAFAKMAALELAKYHIRVNVICPGGIETNFSESIKRSPDLDEIKVPVEFPEGSKPLDKRSGKPEEVADLVKFLASDESSHITGTEIFIDGAESLLIG; encoded by the coding sequence ATGTTGGTGGAGAAGACGGCCATCATTTCTGGCGGAGCCTCTGGAATCGGAAAGGCAGCTGCGCTGAAGCTTGCCGATGCCGGTTTCCGGGTTTGCCTGCTGGATGTGAATGAAGCAAAATTGCGAGAAGTTAAATCGGAGATGGAAGAAAAGAAATTCGAGGTAATTACCATCCCCTGTAATATGTCCGACTACAATCAAGTTGAGGCAGCTGCTAAAACAATGATGGAGCAGTGGGGAAGGATCGATGCAGTATTCGCCAATGCCGGAATAGTTGGTGAGACATCATCGATTGAGTCGATGAGTGTGGACAACTGGAGCCAGGTTCTCAGCATCAATTTGAACGGTACATTCTTCCTCGTGAAAGCAGCTATTCCTTACATGAAGCAGCAAGGCGGGAGCATCATCATTACAAGCTCCGTCAGTGGAAACAGAGTCTTTTCTCAAGCCGGATTCTCAGCTTACTCCACCTCTAAAGCAGCACAAGCAGCATTCGCTAAAATGGCCGCATTGGAGCTGGCAAAATACCATATCCGTGTAAATGTCATCTGCCCCGGCGGAATAGAAACAAATTTCAGTGAGTCGATAAAACGATCTCCTGATTTGGATGAAATCAAAGTGCCGGTTGAATTTCCGGAAGGAAGCAAACCATTGGATAAACGATCTGGTAAGCCTGAGGAAGTAGCGGATTTGGTGAAGTTTTTAGCTTCTGATGAATCTAGTCATATTACAGGAACGGAAATATTTATAGATGGAGCAGAGTCCTTATTGATTGGATAA